One Microbacter margulisiae genomic window carries:
- a CDS encoding DUF1573 domain-containing protein — translation MKKLSLLAFSVLISLICFAQERGKPVPVFSEQSFNFGRIPEEAGKVTHEFMFTNQGDGPLVIQQVIASCGCTTPVWPKEPIPPGGHASIRVTYSTIDRPGMFDKTITIYNNSNKNPVSLHITGEVIQKPVSIEQAYPQVMGPLRMKSRFISFGNMTTQGTKTEQILILNVSKAPVEVSLEKLPPYLKGIVVPSVMQPNSEAAVIFSLNSAMLHDWGIHSDEIPLIVNHDKAASHDNILTLTVNRLEDFTHLTPAERKNAPAISIIPGEVRLQDVKQNVMKRGSFIVKNSGASPLLLLKAFSDCDCIKTFLPKHAIAPQKEETVRFELTPGITLGDRFETLNIITNAPSAPSKQVHISWETVK, via the coding sequence ATGAAAAAACTTTCTTTGTTAGCGTTTTCGGTTTTAATTTCATTGATTTGTTTTGCACAAGAACGTGGGAAACCTGTTCCTGTCTTTTCCGAGCAGTCTTTTAACTTTGGGAGAATTCCTGAAGAGGCGGGTAAGGTGACACATGAGTTTATGTTTACTAATCAGGGAGATGGTCCATTGGTAATTCAACAGGTTATTGCATCGTGCGGTTGCACAACTCCTGTGTGGCCAAAAGAGCCAATTCCGCCTGGAGGTCATGCTTCAATCCGAGTGACCTACTCAACGATTGATCGTCCTGGTATGTTCGACAAGACTATTACGATTTATAATAATTCGAATAAGAATCCTGTCTCGTTGCATATCACGGGAGAAGTGATTCAAAAACCGGTTTCGATTGAACAGGCTTATCCTCAGGTAATGGGACCTTTGCGTATGAAATCCCGGTTTATCTCTTTTGGTAATATGACTACACAAGGGACAAAGACGGAACAAATTTTAATTTTGAATGTTTCAAAAGCTCCCGTTGAAGTGTCTTTGGAGAAATTGCCGCCATACTTAAAAGGCATCGTTGTACCATCGGTTATGCAGCCTAATTCTGAAGCGGCCGTTATTTTCTCATTGAATAGTGCTATGCTTCACGATTGGGGTATTCATTCTGACGAAATACCCTTGATAGTCAATCACGACAAGGCCGCATCACATGATAATATTTTGACTTTGACCGTTAATCGTTTAGAAGATTTTACTCATCTGACACCTGCGGAACGTAAAAACGCTCCGGCTATTTCTATTATTCCTGGAGAGGTGCGATTACAGGATGTGAAACAAAATGTAATGAAACGGGGCAGTTTTATCGTAAAAAATAGTGGAGCATCTCCATTATTACTTTTAAAAGCGTTTTCTGATTGTGATTGCATTAAAACATTTTTGCCAAAACATGCTATTGCTCCTCAGAAAGAAGAGACCGTCCGTTTTGAATTAACCCCTGGCATTACATTAGGAGATCGTTTTGAAACATTGAATATCATTACAAATGCACCGTCTGCCCCCAGTAAACAGGTGCACATAAGCTGGGAGACCGTGAAATAA
- a CDS encoding DUF4136 domain-containing protein gives MKKAVFLLFIGTLMGALTGCSTPYHLLASQVMDNAQLNSYKTYSFVPYYQQGKMAEPGRLRFSESDYNGFINAIRTEMNKRGYTETSNGSLLIAVGLTVLRNATVNTNIYPAYGGIRYYSPAYFRYGWAPYWRHRTYRAYTTARIDKEGVLVMEMIDPKNESHLYTAAVSAVLDPSHTQLKDTTQLEQAARVLFKKFPVHSKK, from the coding sequence ATGAAAAAGGCGGTGTTTTTATTATTCATAGGAACTTTGATGGGTGCATTAACCGGATGCTCAACTCCTTATCATTTGTTGGCTAGTCAAGTAATGGATAATGCACAACTAAATTCGTACAAAACTTATTCCTTTGTGCCCTATTATCAACAAGGCAAAATGGCTGAGCCGGGACGACTGAGATTTTCGGAATCAGATTACAATGGGTTTATTAATGCCATCCGTACAGAGATGAATAAACGGGGTTATACCGAAACTTCCAATGGATCTCTATTGATAGCTGTCGGATTGACAGTGTTACGGAATGCAACTGTGAATACGAATATTTATCCCGCTTACGGAGGCATTCGATATTATTCTCCTGCATATTTTCGGTATGGATGGGCACCTTATTGGCGGCACAGAACATATCGAGCATATACAACAGCAAGAATTGACAAAGAAGGAGTTTTAGTTATGGAAATGATTGATCCAAAAAATGAGTCTCATTTGTACACGGCCGCAGTCAGCGCTGTTTTGGATCCTTCGCATACTCAGCTCAAAGATACAACCCAATTAGAACAGGCTGCCCGAGTATTGTTCAAAAAATTTCCGGTGCACTCCAAGAAATAA
- a CDS encoding endonuclease MutS2, translated as MIYPASFEEKIGFVTLREQLQERCLCPIGKEEVDAMSFLVDYDSMMKRLTETSEMMVILSEEADQWPVNYYIDVRHWLGRIRVEGTFPTENELFDLQRSLQTIDEIIRFFRARQDRETRYHHLKELVNIEHFPAILKELDRLLTINGVLKDNASTELARIRHELFQVQNSISRKLTTILRQAQDEGFVDKEASPTMRDGRLVIPVSPAFKRKVRGIVHDESATGKTIFIEPAEVVEANNRIRELQSEERREKIRILTVFANFIRPQLVALQTAYQILGIFDFLRAKALLALHQQAIVPHVEAACIVEWHLAVHPLLSEMLQKQHRQIVPLDMKLDEKQRIILISGPNAGGKSVCLKTVGLLQYMLQCGLPVPVHESSRFGFFNHLFLDIGDEQSIEDDLSTYSSHLKHMNYFLRKGDGQTLVLIDELGAGTEPQIGGAIAEAVLHRLVKNGVLGVVTTHYTNLKQFADTTEGLVNGAMLFDRQHLQPLYQLQIGFPGSSFALEISHKIGLPEDVIQEAKGKAGTATVDLERYVQAILRDKRYWENKRQKIHQQEKRLEELVARHEVAQDELKAQRKDFIAKAKQEATQLLSDTNAMIENTIRRIKESAADKEITREARKELESFRQKVVTEEAGRAPVVNKSHSKSVTQHKKPSVAKEKPLQIGDWVRLTGHASSGEIIDVQGDNITIAFGNLKSTVKKDRLERISKSQVKEWTKSSLNAGTTADETMRQRKLNFRPDIDVRGMRGEEALIAVQYFVDDALMLGIERIRILHGTGNGILRQLIRQYLSTIHGVKHFADEHVQFGGAGITVVEL; from the coding sequence ATGATTTATCCGGCTTCATTTGAAGAAAAGATTGGTTTTGTTACTCTTCGGGAACAACTCCAGGAACGCTGTCTTTGTCCTATTGGAAAAGAAGAGGTAGATGCAATGTCCTTTCTGGTGGATTATGACAGTATGATGAAACGGCTTACAGAAACGTCAGAGATGATGGTGATTCTGTCTGAAGAAGCTGATCAATGGCCGGTGAATTATTATATAGATGTTAGGCACTGGCTTGGAAGAATACGTGTTGAGGGAACTTTTCCAACTGAAAATGAATTATTTGACTTACAACGTTCTTTGCAGACCATTGACGAAATTATTCGTTTTTTTCGTGCCCGTCAGGATCGGGAGACACGTTATCATCATCTTAAGGAGCTTGTAAATATAGAACACTTCCCAGCTATACTTAAAGAACTCGATAGATTGCTTACAATCAATGGAGTATTGAAAGATAATGCTTCAACCGAATTGGCCCGTATCCGGCATGAATTGTTTCAGGTACAGAATAGTATTTCCCGAAAACTGACAACCATTCTTCGGCAGGCTCAGGATGAAGGCTTTGTTGACAAGGAAGCTTCTCCAACTATGCGGGATGGACGCTTGGTTATTCCGGTTTCTCCTGCATTTAAACGCAAAGTGAGAGGTATTGTGCATGACGAATCGGCAACCGGCAAAACTATTTTTATCGAACCGGCAGAAGTTGTTGAAGCTAACAACCGGATACGAGAATTGCAATCGGAAGAACGACGTGAAAAAATTCGTATTCTTACCGTTTTTGCCAATTTTATCAGGCCACAATTAGTTGCTTTACAAACGGCTTATCAGATATTGGGAATTTTTGATTTTCTCCGGGCAAAAGCGTTGTTGGCATTACATCAACAGGCTATTGTGCCACATGTTGAAGCTGCTTGCATTGTTGAATGGCATCTGGCCGTTCATCCGCTTTTATCTGAAATGCTTCAGAAACAGCACCGTCAGATTGTGCCTCTGGACATGAAATTAGATGAAAAACAAAGAATTATCCTGATTTCAGGCCCTAATGCAGGAGGTAAATCGGTGTGTTTGAAAACCGTTGGACTATTACAATATATGCTTCAATGTGGATTGCCTGTACCCGTACATGAATCCAGCCGGTTCGGATTTTTTAATCATCTTTTTTTAGATATTGGAGATGAACAATCTATTGAAGATGACTTATCTACCTATAGTTCACATTTGAAACATATGAACTATTTTTTGCGGAAAGGTGATGGACAGACCCTAGTGCTAATTGATGAGTTAGGCGCTGGTACCGAACCGCAAATAGGAGGCGCAATTGCCGAAGCTGTATTGCATCGGTTGGTGAAAAATGGTGTTTTGGGTGTTGTCACAACCCATTATACGAATTTAAAGCAATTTGCCGATACTACCGAAGGCCTTGTCAATGGGGCAATGCTTTTCGATCGACAGCATTTGCAGCCTCTTTATCAACTGCAAATTGGCTTCCCTGGAAGTTCTTTTGCTCTGGAAATTTCACATAAGATTGGATTGCCGGAGGATGTGATTCAGGAAGCAAAAGGGAAAGCAGGCACTGCAACTGTTGATTTGGAGCGTTATGTACAAGCTATTTTGCGGGATAAACGCTATTGGGAAAATAAACGTCAAAAGATTCACCAACAGGAAAAACGTCTTGAGGAACTTGTCGCTCGCCATGAGGTGGCACAGGATGAACTGAAAGCCCAACGCAAAGATTTTATAGCGAAGGCTAAACAAGAAGCAACCCAACTTCTAAGTGATACCAATGCTATGATTGAAAATACAATCCGGCGTATTAAAGAATCGGCTGCCGATAAGGAGATAACGCGTGAAGCAAGGAAAGAGCTGGAATCATTTCGTCAAAAGGTGGTAACCGAAGAGGCGGGGAGAGCTCCAGTCGTCAACAAAAGTCATTCTAAAAGCGTCACGCAACATAAAAAACCGTCAGTGGCAAAAGAGAAACCTCTCCAGATTGGAGATTGGGTTCGTTTAACAGGGCATGCTTCTTCAGGAGAAATAATTGATGTGCAAGGCGATAATATTACGATTGCTTTTGGAAATTTGAAATCGACTGTTAAGAAGGATCGATTGGAACGCATTAGTAAAAGTCAGGTGAAAGAGTGGACAAAGAGTTCTTTGAATGCAGGAACTACTGCTGACGAAACTATGCGTCAAAGAAAACTCAATTTTCGCCCTGATATTGATGTTCGGGGGATGCGCGGTGAGGAAGCGCTGATTGCAGTGCAGTATTTTGTTGATGATGCATTGATGCTTGGAATAGAACGCATCAGGATATTGCATGGTACTGGAAACGGCATTCTCCGCCAGCTTATCCGACAATATTTATCTACGATTCATGGCGTGAAGCATTTTGCCGACGAACATGTTCAGTTTGGAGGTGCCGGAATTACTGTCGTTGAGTTGTAA
- a CDS encoding SPOR domain-containing protein, which yields MEKIIEHIETLLSEHDCVIVPGLGAFIVNVVSASWTEKGKQLAPPYSVIYFNPSLQYDDGLLTETLRIAHKTTYRKAARNISQTVAILHEQLQEGKEITFGRIGKLIMNNQHKIEFRPAESFNFLPENIGLFSVRVSSNHFATKDETQLVVRLPHVSKYATTAAAVLLLIFLFPTRQFHTESDFARLNPFELLTEQPLQQSNAVTQGKAQTTTVNQQITTSSITHNTTISLKQTTTNPVIAEKNWHLVVATFETESQAENFVKLLANKKNMSFSVIKLRNLYRIITQSFANKDTALAALQTLRKHTAFETAWVMYDRQQQE from the coding sequence GTGGAAAAAATAATTGAACATATTGAAACTCTTCTGAGTGAGCATGATTGTGTAATTGTGCCCGGGCTTGGGGCTTTTATTGTTAACGTTGTTTCTGCATCATGGACAGAAAAAGGCAAGCAACTGGCACCACCATATAGCGTTATATACTTCAATCCATCCCTTCAATACGATGATGGATTATTGACAGAAACGCTACGGATAGCCCATAAAACTACTTATAGAAAAGCTGCCCGGAACATTTCCCAAACAGTTGCCATACTTCATGAACAATTACAGGAAGGCAAAGAAATTACCTTCGGAAGAATTGGTAAATTAATCATGAACAACCAACATAAAATTGAATTTCGACCGGCTGAATCATTCAATTTTTTACCTGAAAACATCGGCCTCTTTTCGGTAAGAGTTTCTTCAAATCACTTTGCAACAAAAGACGAAACGCAATTAGTAGTTCGGCTACCACACGTAAGTAAATATGCTACCACAGCTGCTGCTGTACTTTTACTCATTTTCCTTTTTCCAACACGACAATTCCATACCGAATCTGATTTTGCAAGGTTGAATCCCTTTGAGCTGCTTACAGAACAACCACTGCAACAATCCAATGCTGTTACGCAAGGCAAAGCACAAACAACAACAGTAAATCAACAGATTACCACATCATCCATTACACATAACACAACCATATCACTTAAGCAAACAACGACTAATCCGGTAATTGCAGAAAAAAACTGGCATCTGGTAGTGGCTACCTTCGAAACTGAATCTCAGGCTGAAAATTTTGTTAAATTACTGGCAAACAAAAAAAATATGTCGTTTAGCGTAATAAAATTGCGCAATTTATATCGCATTATAACCCAATCTTTTGCGAACAAAGACACTGCGTTAGCGGCTTTACAAACACTGAGAAAGCACACCGCTTTTGAGACAGCCTGGGTGATGTATGACCGTCAACAACAAGAATAA